The DNA region aattttttttgacaCTACACTAAATTCGACCTTGAGTGCTACTTTAGTGGACAAATATTCTTCTGTGAGACAGTCTTAGTTGTGCAATTAGCTCAGatccaataattttttaaaaatgttctGATATACTATTAAAGTTTTTGGTTTGTTCAAGCagctttaaaaaatttcaaataactAAAAAGTATTTGTCAAATACactgatatttatttatatactaATTTCAATGCAATCTTTCACTAAAAAGGGTGAGATGCTTTAAGTGTTCAATTATATGAAGtatattttataagaaaattatctaggataattcaatttttttatggttttcctgcaataatctcatctattgattaatcataaataatcccaactttatagAGTATTTATCTAGAGTAAACTCAGATAATCGAAcaacctgctatagtaggtaatttgccaaatgattaaaaaaattaatgtaaattagaaaaaaattttgaagTTACTTAAAAttctaaatgataaaaaaacatcttaaaaaagttttaacattttttttacatttattcgacattttattttaatttattttttttttaaaagaaaaacttgTTATAACCAGTCATTTGATTACCGAGTTAATCCTAGGAAAATATCACCTAAAATCTGGAtgattcatggttaattaataggtgaaatttttataaaaaaaattatagaaaaattgaattattataaataatttttctggAAGCTCATGATTCCATAATGTAATAGAGGAATCACTAATTAGTAATCAAATTCTTTTTTGGTGAACTTACATTTACCATCTTCAATAAAATGACAAGtatgaatgaaaacaaaaaacggTTTggaaagttgttttttttttttttttggtttcctCTCTTTTGTGAGTTTTAAGCTGATTGAATAGATATCatcaattaacaaattttcgtcTCGTCTTGGATCTCCATTTTCGGATTCCTATCTCTACTTCCCCGGTTGTCATCACGTGCCACATTTACCTCTGACTTAATACATCATGCAATACGAGTAGAATCAATTAACAAGAGATGGATAAAAATGTGGAGACAAAGTATGAAATTGAGCTATAGAGGGATGATAAAAAGGACGATTTTTAGTACTCAGCACAAGGCAAAGTTCGAATAGGAGattttctttttcctgaaagaGGCAGACAAATTATACCCGATACCCTcaaggagggagtaaagaggGATGTGTGTAGTCAAGAAACCCCCCAGCTGATACCTGCGCCTGATAGGAGTCGAACCTCAAACATTCTACTCGACATATGTGACACTCCATAAACCTCCATTGGAACATATGTAAGATCTTGGAACTAGACAATTCACATCTATTTGGGGAATGGGGAAAAACCATCTCCAAGTTTATTTTGCATTTCATACAAACACTGAGCTTTTAAACAACATAAATGGGAAACTACACAGATTCCGAACTCGTTTCGTTAAGTGCGATCAAGCTTGAACAGAAGCCATGTACACAATCAAGTCAATCACCCTAGAGCTGCAAAACCCACAATCAAATTCTTGTGTAAGTTTCAAGCAAGGCTTAATATGAGTAGTTTTGGATTGCAAAATACCATTACAAGTTACCTGTATCCCCATTCGTTATCATACCAAGAAACCAACTTTACGAAGTTTTTGTTCAAAGCAATTCCAGCTTTTGCATCAAATATGCTTGACCTATATGTAATACATACAATTCACACCAATGTTACacgaaaaaaaattcaatttgatgCGAGAAACTAGAAACGTTAGTTTTATGTTTCGTAGACTTAGAAAATGAAATTTGATCTAATAGAAGCTAAGCTCTGGTCATGATGTTGTCCATTGATCATAAGTAAGACATATAACTACAACACTGATCATAAAGCATAGTCTTGACTATCTGagatttaggaaaaaaaaagtgatatcaattttttttttatgtaaaacgCACTTAATGGGTTTTGAACCCTGGTCACTTCTGTGGAAAACAATACACAAACTAACTCATCTAGggtatatttaaatatactatttgatttatattggaTTTGAGTGATGTCAACTGACCTGAATAACTATGCACTAGATCTGTCCATGCTTGTATCACAAAAGTTTAAGACTGAATAACCATGAtcgtaaaagaaaaaaagacaaGTTTTTCAAGGTTGAGAAAAACGAGAAACGGAAAAACATTAATTTAGTGTTTCGAAATACGAATGGTTCGAATGCTGTCGGTGGTACAGGTAAAGTTTCGTGTTTTACGCTTCAGTGATCCACAGTCCAAACCACAATTTAACttttttgattcaaaacaatGTTGTACATGATAAGAAACATGATGAACAAATACTTGGTTGCTATTGTCCGAAAGCAAATTTTTACGAAATAGTACCTGCTGTCACCAAGAAAATCTGATGATACAACATCATCTTCTGTGTAGCCTAGGATGCCTTTGAGATTGCCTTCAGATTCCTCTCTGATAATTTTAACCGAAGTAAttgtcaaaagtcaaaacccTTACACAAACAGTACACAGATTCGAGGAATAAATTCAAAGTTTGTTTCTTCACTTGATAGCAGCTTTGATTTCATCATAAGAAGCATCCTTCTTGAGCTTAACAGTAAGATCAACAACACATACATTAACAATTGGAACGCGGAATGCCAATCCGGTTAGCTTTCCGTTTAAGGAGTGAAGCATCTTTCCTACAGCCTGCCGAAAAAATCCATGATAAGTACATAACTTGGCACCAAACTTGGTGTTATATTATAACTTTCCAAGTCAAATATACTATGAAACATACTATGAAAAATGAGTTGCTCTAACTTTAGAGTTTTAATCTTCTAGGCATGGGTTAAAtgaatttctatatttttttatgccCATACACGCAAGAGTTAAGGGGGAATTGATCATTGTGTAGGCGGTGAGAATCAAACCTCGATCACAAGGGTGGAAGAATAGCCTTAATTACCAGGCCGCTCGACTCATGATTCTCCTTCCATGTAAATTTTTGAACGTTTTAAAAACATCGGTTCATTTGATAGCAATTCAGAACAACTCATCATCTACAAGGGACTGAATAATACTAAACTAGTACTCACCTTAGCAGCTCCGGTACTGCTCGGGATAATGTTGAAGGAGGCAACTCTCCCACTCCTCCAGTTTTTTCTAGACGGCCCATCAACAGTTTTTTGTGAAGCTACAAATTCCCAATAAAtctatcaacaacaacaatgtctgAGCCTTAATCCCCAAAAAATTAGATCGGTTACATGAACCAACATATCAGTTTTAATGATAGTCCACATGGATTGTTCTATTATTGAAACTGGCAATAATTGATTGATCATAACTAATATAGCAAATAATAATTTAGTATCGATCTAACCAGTGTAGGAGTGGACAGTAGTCATAAGTCCCTCAACGATGCCAAATCTGTCATTAATAACCTGCCCATAACAATTGCGAATCGCGACATTTGATTGACAATTATAACCAAACGGGGTTGATTTAATTGTTTAAACAACAAAAGTAGGCAATTTAAGAAGCGTTTTTTGAACTGTTCGTTCACTAACCTTAGCCAGGGGAGCAAGGCCGTTGGTAGTGCAGCCAGCATTAGAAACAATGTCCATTTCAGGTTTGTATTCCTtctcattaacaccaataacaAACATAGGCGCATCTTTGCTTGGTGCAGAAATTACCACTTTCTTTGCTCCTCCCTTTACAACATATTCATCATATCATATCCAATTGATTTTTTTCATGGAAAATTTGTTATAAATAGTCTTGAGTTTTTCGCTCAAAATACTTCCGTTCCACTATACTTGCTACTTATATTGACGTTTCTCGACTGAACATGTCACTATCGgttgcaagtatttcagaacagagGTAATAATATTAGAATAACCTTTCCATAACTCAAAATTTTGTCATGTTCTCAAAATACTCCCAATAGTATAAGAATCAAGGCAAAGTTATATATTTTGCACAATACTAGGTGCAAATACCTTCAAGTGAGCAGCAGCTTTGTCTTTGTCAGTGAAAAGACCAGAAGATTCCACAACAAATTCGGCTCCAGTTTCACCCCATGGGATCTCCTCAGGATTACTATTATCAATCACCCATATGAAATTATCAATTTAATGCaataaatcaaattcaaactcttgaTAGAGAATTTGTACCTTAAGGCAAACACAGCAACAGGCTTATTACCAAAAAGAAGGGTCTTCGAATCCTTGACCTTCACTTCATGGTGCTTCCATTGTCCATGGACACTATCATACTTGAACATGTAAGTCTGACACAAATATATTCACACACAATACTTCATGAGATTTCCTATCAAGGGTGAATCCTAAACAATTCCTTATTCTATTATAAGCTGAGGGAATTCAGGCTCGGACCTGCCTTGGTCATGGCCTTCGGGCCAGGgacatttgattaaaaacaCTATTAATATTGAAGATATGTTACGGAAGTGGTTGTACAAATATGGATTATTTTGATTACCTAGTATAGTTGAGGGATAAGGTTGATTCTCGCCGCTTACAAAAATGATTAATTCTTGTAGGATAATGTGATCCTTGATTATCATTCCTCCAATGTaaggtatatatatacaaatatatcaaACTCTAAAGCATAATACAATGACCAGAATACACTCACACCACATTCCTAAACCATCGGACCATACAACACTCCTAATAATTCTATCTCCCTCTTGCTTGTAGCGATTCTTTAGCATATCCTTGagtaataaataagtaaataagaGGGATACACCCCTGATTAGAAAAATAAGGTTGTGCAAGTCTGACCCTATAAACCCGGTATAGATGATAAAAACCCTAGGTAAGCAGTTACTTAAAAAGCTGCTCAATTTCTTAGTATAGCAGGTGAAGTCTAGATCACATGTATTACAACCAAATGTCTTCCTATCATAATAAGCTCACGAATAATAAAAGAATGGAATGTTTAGGAGTATAAATTAATGAAGGAAATACCATGTAATCAGTAGAAATAAAAGGATCATTAACAGCAAGAAGCTCAACATCATCCCTTTGAAGAGCAATCCTTGCCACCAATCTACCAATTCTTCCAAAGCCTGTCATTCAAAGTTTCACCAtaatcatttatcaattatatcaGTGTTCAATACGGGAATTATGGGTTAGTCTGGTGATTTTTGGAATTAATTGAAAGAGAGAAATTTGTATGTAGTTTTTCAAGTATATCCATATGAATTTGTCAAGTATATAATTTCATCAtgaattgttattatttttcatgAAATTGATTTAGATACTGACCaccgaataatttttttttaaaagttgggCAAAACGGGAAGGGTTGTTCATACCATTAATTCCAATCTTGATCTTGTCGGAACCTGATTAAaaatccaaaaccaaaaaattaaaataaagaagaTACGAAAACAATTAAATTGGGTATTAGTGGAAAATTGAAAGTTACCCATGATTTTGAATGAGAGAAGTGGAAGATATGGAGAGTAGAAAAAAGAAGACTTATCAACAGTTCATGTAATCTGTAGTAACGGATATATACTTCTCTTCCCCCTCACTTGCTCCATTTTCATACTtacttttgtatattattacccatcactttttttttaagtgatgatacttttttcttttttataataataccgGATTCATTAATAAAAAGTCTATAAAATCTACATCAAAGATAGAAATTAGCAAGTACATAGCAActttaaccaaatataattcaaaattaacaaaactacgatCATTTGTATGAGATCTGACAATTCTGAATATCCTCTTCCACATTGTTGTTTGATACAACCTTCTATGAGGGGTCTTTCGATCTGTTGTAGTCctgagatagaattgaatttgatgtagttgatggtCATTGCAATTCTGTGTCTACTGCATCATCGCATTAATCTCTACCAACAAATCAACTAAAGACCAAAATTCATAACTTCAAACTCTCACGAGGATAGAAACCAAAACCTAATATATGGGTAGAATCAATCTAATGAATCGGTAGAACAAATCCCCTGCAAGGAGAggacaaatatttattttaatcaaattcaaaaagcttaaaagggAGAAATTAGGGGTTTACCATCAACTAAAAGGTTGATGATAGCCCTTTTAAGTGATGATACTAGTATTACCTAATCCATTATAGTcgattttttttagtatttgtgTTAAAAATAGATAAAGCTAAATgactaaataataataaacaatgtagaattttaacatttaaataaaaaaagaatcacTCTATCTATGtattgatgatgactttgaGCATCTTGTTGCTCATGTTATGTCTTGCACATTTGAGAATGGTGTGGGATGTGTCATGGGAAATGAGATACTAAGGTTTGGGTCTCTTGATCAAGTGTTGAATGATGATGACTTGAAAAGGTTTGATCAAGGCATGAGTAGAAGGAAAGATTGCTCAAGCATGGCAGCAACACTCACGAAGGTCAGAGGGCACTATTGAAGGTCGCTCGATTGGTCGAGCGGggttggctcggtcgagcggtttAACAGATGTTGAACAGTTTGGTCAGTAGCTCTGCTCGACTGGTCGAAATGTTTGTGGGCTTTTTAGCCATTTGTTCTAGGGTTCTCTAATATGTTGTACGACTATATAAGGAGTCTTAGAGCACTATTAGGAATAAGGAGAGACTAATACAAGTGAGACAACTAGGGTTTACATCAATAGAGTTCCTTCATCCTTGTATTAGGTTGTTTGTGTGAGACCACCATTAAAGGTGAGGTTTTTGCTTTATGAGTGTGTTCTCAAAGCTTGTTTGTGGCTTCTCATTGATGTATGTTGATATATTAATGGAAGTAATCTTTGTTTGAGAGGGAGGTATCCTTAGATACCTCGTAAATCTTGTGTTTGTCTCCATTGTTTGTTGTGCTCTGTTTTTTGGTTGTTTTCTTTGCATTTGTTTTGTTATTGTTCTTCACCAAATATCATAGCCTATTCACAACATCTATATATATGATTTAAATAGCAATATGtgcatatttcattttaaagatgtatatattatatttgtaaCCGGATGTATGAACTCTTCGctttaaagaaaaggaaaagaaatatgAATATATGCTTCTCATGAGCAACTTTTTTTTTGAACCCATTGTTGCGTGCTACTCCCTTGTCaaccttttattttaaaatgtccgttttactttatattatttttatttttagataatatttttaagtacgattttctattattatcatataaatatataatttaatgtcACTTTTAAATGTCATCTCCATTTTCTTAGTAAGTGTGCAATAGTATGC from Amaranthus tricolor cultivar Red isolate AtriRed21 chromosome 3, ASM2621246v1, whole genome shotgun sequence includes:
- the LOC130808906 gene encoding glyceraldehyde-3-phosphate dehydrogenase, cytosolic-like, with the translated sequence MGSDKIKIGINGFGRIGRLVARIALQRDDVELLAVNDPFISTDYMTYMFKYDSVHGQWKHHEVKVKDSKTLLFGNKPVAVFALSNPEEIPWGETGAEFVVESSGLFTDKDKAAAHLKGGAKKVVISAPSKDAPMFVIGVNEKEYKPEMDIVSNAGCTTNGLAPLAKVINDRFGIVEGLMTTVHSYTASQKTVDGPSRKNWRSGRVASFNIIPSSTGAAKAVGKMLHSLNGKLTGLAFRVPIVNVCVVDLTVKLKKDASYDEIKAAIKEESEGNLKGILGYTEDDVVSSDFLGDSRSSIFDAKAGIALNKNFVKLVSWYDNEWGYSSRVIDLIVYMASVQA